From a region of the Tistrella mobilis genome:
- a CDS encoding RNA polymerase sigma factor → MSGSTLKRLFLAHGRELQSYLTRRMRDAETAADLTQETFLRYAEQGAEVTDGRAWLYRTARNLMIDHQRAGLRRRTRPLTPDELARLPEDRPGADRETDGRQTLERMHRVVEGLPPRTREIFRLNRIEGLSYADVARRLDISESSVQKHLAKALAMIMREVRPEDV, encoded by the coding sequence TTGTCGGGATCCACGCTCAAACGGCTGTTCCTGGCACATGGCCGGGAGTTGCAATCCTATCTGACGCGCCGCATGCGGGACGCGGAGACGGCGGCCGACCTGACCCAGGAGACCTTCCTGCGCTATGCCGAACAGGGCGCAGAGGTCACCGATGGCCGTGCCTGGCTTTACCGCACCGCCCGCAATCTGATGATCGACCACCAGCGGGCCGGGCTCCGCCGGCGCACCCGGCCGCTGACCCCCGACGAACTCGCCCGCCTGCCGGAAGACCGGCCCGGCGCCGACCGCGAGACCGACGGCCGGCAGACGCTGGAGCGGATGCACCGGGTGGTCGAGGGCCTGCCGCCGCGCACGCGCGAGATCTTCCGCCTCAACCGTATCGAGGGATTGAGCTATGCCGACGTCGCCCGACGGCTGGACATCTCGGAAAGCTCGGTGCAGAAGCATCTGGCAAAGGCGCTGGCGATGATCATGCGCGAGGTGAGACCCGAGGATGTCTGA
- a CDS encoding SDR family NAD(P)-dependent oxidoreductase: MQDQESPATRKTMLLTGASRGIGHATVKLFYQHGWRVLTLSRAPFDPECPWPGGRENHIQGDLADPEAFEAIAAEVRRRLGGGGLNALVNNAAISPKRPGGARMGVADTDYATWAAVFNVNLFSAALLSRNLLPELKATGGTIVNVTSIAGSRVHPFAGVAYACSKAALATLTREQAFDFGRFGVRVNAIAPGEIDTSILSPGTEDIVRTQIPMQRLGDPKEVARTIMFLCSPDASYINGAEIHINGGQHV; encoded by the coding sequence ATGCAGGACCAGGAATCGCCCGCCACCCGCAAGACCATGCTGCTGACCGGCGCCAGCCGGGGCATCGGTCACGCCACGGTGAAACTGTTCTACCAGCATGGCTGGCGGGTGCTCACCCTCTCGCGCGCGCCCTTCGATCCCGAATGCCCCTGGCCGGGCGGGCGGGAAAACCACATCCAGGGCGACCTGGCCGACCCCGAGGCCTTCGAGGCGATCGCGGCCGAGGTACGCCGCCGCCTGGGCGGCGGCGGGCTGAACGCGCTGGTCAACAACGCCGCCATCTCGCCCAAGCGGCCGGGTGGCGCGCGTATGGGCGTGGCCGATACCGACTACGCCACCTGGGCGGCGGTGTTCAACGTCAACCTGTTCTCGGCGGCACTGCTCTCACGCAACCTGCTGCCGGAACTGAAGGCCACCGGCGGCACCATCGTCAACGTCACCTCGATCGCCGGCTCGCGCGTGCACCCCTTCGCGGGCGTCGCCTATGCCTGCTCCAAGGCCGCCCTGGCCACGCTGACCCGCGAACAGGCCTTCGATTTCGGCCGCTTCGGCGTGCGGGTGAACGCGATCGCCCCGGGCGAGATCGACACCTCGATCCTCTCCCCCGGCACCGAAGACATCGTCCGCACCCAGATCCCGATGCAGCGCCTGGGCGACCCCAAGGAAGTCGCCCGCACGATCATGTTCCTGTGCTCGCCAGACGCGTCCTACATCAACGGCGCCGAAATCCACATCAATGGCGGGCAGCACGTCTGA
- a CDS encoding DUF1190 domain-containing protein, with the protein MRRSRAVTTLLIAGTALTLAGCGEDTEQVKIYGTSEACSAEMTAADCAAAEAEAREAHIATAPRFDSLAACEEDFGADGCQPVPQQQASSGGSFFMPAFAGFMLGRMMGGGGGFHGRPVYVDRNGYMYSGADRFGQTRRENVFRNGRPTNWAGSANVARSTVSNPVKPAGTVSPARRSGGFGATGARGYSFGG; encoded by the coding sequence ATGCGTCGCTCCCGCGCCGTGACCACCCTGCTCATCGCCGGTACCGCCCTCACCCTCGCCGGTTGTGGCGAAGACACCGAACAGGTGAAGATCTACGGCACCAGCGAGGCCTGCAGCGCCGAGATGACCGCCGCCGACTGCGCCGCTGCCGAAGCCGAGGCCCGCGAGGCCCATATCGCGACCGCGCCGCGTTTCGACAGCCTGGCCGCCTGTGAAGAGGATTTCGGCGCCGATGGCTGCCAGCCGGTGCCCCAGCAGCAGGCCTCGTCCGGCGGCAGCTTCTTCATGCCCGCCTTCGCGGGCTTCATGCTCGGCCGGATGATGGGCGGCGGCGGAGGCTTTCACGGCCGCCCGGTCTATGTCGACCGCAACGGCTACATGTACAGCGGCGCCGACCGCTTCGGGCAGACCCGGCGCGAGAACGTGTTCCGCAACGGCCGGCCGACCAACTGGGCGGGCTCGGCCAATGTCGCGCGCAGCACGGTCAGCAATCCGGTGAAGCCTGCGGGTACGGTGTCGCCCGCCCGGCGTTCGGGCGGCTTCGGCGCGACCGGTGCCCGCGGCTATTCCTTCGGCGGCTGA
- a CDS encoding FecR family protein, with the protein MMAAEDRETDGSIEARAAAWVVRLSGVPLDAEERRHLDLWLAADPAHQAAFNHADALWQRLGQTADMPVAPMPMRFARHKGSPLRRMTGLAAAACLVAAVGLGMLGIDPRLMIAADHVNGPAGVAEITLPDGSIAILDASSAIAVEFGSGERRIDLLAGRAWFRVAAAADTGGRPFVVTAGRGHVRALGTAFVVSREAEDRTGVAVTEHSVRVETGPETAVTIGTGQAVTYDGTGRIGAVAAVDPARATAWRDGRLIFDRQPLAQVAAVLERHGRGHVLILDEALAARRVSGVFRADDPAGALAAIARELGARIHILPLLTVIRPGG; encoded by the coding sequence ATGATGGCCGCCGAAGATCGGGAAACCGACGGGAGCATAGAGGCCCGGGCCGCAGCCTGGGTGGTCCGGCTGAGCGGCGTGCCGCTCGACGCCGAGGAACGCCGGCACCTGGATCTCTGGCTCGCAGCCGACCCCGCCCATCAGGCCGCTTTCAACCATGCAGACGCCCTCTGGCAGCGGCTTGGGCAGACGGCCGACATGCCCGTCGCCCCCATGCCGATGCGCTTCGCCCGCCACAAGGGCTCCCCGCTCCGGCGGATGACCGGGCTTGCGGCCGCCGCCTGTCTGGTGGCCGCCGTCGGGCTGGGCATGCTCGGCATCGACCCCCGGCTGATGATCGCCGCCGACCATGTGAACGGCCCCGCGGGTGTGGCGGAGATCACGCTGCCCGACGGCAGTATCGCGATCCTCGATGCCTCCAGTGCGATCGCGGTGGAATTCGGCAGTGGAGAACGGCGGATCGACCTGCTGGCCGGCCGCGCCTGGTTCAGGGTCGCCGCCGCGGCGGATACCGGCGGGCGGCCTTTCGTTGTCACCGCCGGCCGCGGCCATGTCCGGGCATTGGGGACGGCCTTCGTCGTCAGCCGGGAGGCGGAAGATCGCACCGGGGTGGCGGTCACGGAACACAGCGTCCGCGTCGAAACCGGGCCCGAAACGGCCGTCACGATCGGAACCGGTCAGGCCGTCACCTATGACGGCACGGGACGTATCGGTGCGGTCGCGGCGGTCGACCCCGCCCGCGCCACCGCCTGGCGCGACGGCCGGCTGATCTTCGACCGCCAGCCGCTCGCACAGGTGGCAGCGGTGCTGGAGCGTCATGGCCGGGGCCATGTGCTGATTCTGGACGAAGCCCTGGCGGCACGACGGGTCAGTGGCGTGTTCCGCGCCGACGACCCGGCGGGCGCGCTTGCTGCGATCGCCCGCGAACTCGGCGCCCGCATCCACATCCTGCCGCTGTTGACCGTGATCCGCCCCGGCGGTTGA
- a CDS encoding DUF350 domain-containing protein produces MQPTDMFFDYTLAALPDYLGFLGTMAALIAVFTAIYQAITPYREIRLIRAGNRAAAISLSGTIIGLAIALNTVAAGAVSILDMALWGAIACISQLVVYLIVARLLGDLSAGIEEDRIGYGILLGGVSVATGLVNAGALTY; encoded by the coding sequence ATGCAGCCGACCGATATGTTCTTCGACTACACCCTGGCCGCCCTGCCCGATTATCTGGGCTTCCTCGGCACCATGGCGGCGCTGATCGCCGTCTTCACCGCGATCTATCAGGCGATCACGCCCTATCGCGAGATCCGGCTGATCCGCGCCGGCAACCGGGCGGCGGCCATCTCGCTCTCCGGCACGATCATCGGCCTGGCCATCGCGCTCAACACCGTGGCGGCGGGGGCGGTTTCGATCCTCGACATGGCGCTTTGGGGCGCCATCGCCTGCATCAGCCAGCTGGTGGTCTATCTGATCGTCGCCCGGCTGCTGGGCGATCTGTCGGCCGGCATCGAAGAGGACCGCATCGGCTATGGCATTCTGCTGGGCGGTGTGTCGGTCGCAACCGGGCTGGTGAACGCCGGGGCGCTGACCTATTGA
- a CDS encoding glutathionylspermidine synthase family protein — protein sequence MRRVTHPPRPDWARRMEEELGFVFHSPDGTVYWDETAHWAFTEDEIDRIEDAADAFHALAIRAADRAVSQNRLAELGIPGYAVAAVADSWRRFREGDPLEAPVYGRLDIAWTGEGAPALLEYNAATPTSLYETAVVQWHWLEETHPEADQFNRLHEALVEAWAARGAAMAGRPIHFTAGDVTEDMATAGYLQAIATEAGLATKLVAIGDIAFDESDRRFYDPDGTPIEALFSLYPVEWMLREDWGVPLIEAVEAGRLVLFEPLWKQLFSKGILAFMYELEPDHPGLLKAGFAPGLFAPGDRVVAKPLAGREGDGVEIVTLGPDGMPAADSVVRQASPGPRIAGDEGWVYQAFTPLAPAPGGHAVAGVWIIGDKAVAMGLREDAGEITGVGSRFVPHLFTPRAN from the coding sequence ATGCGTCGCGTCACCCACCCACCCCGCCCCGACTGGGCCCGCCGGATGGAAGAGGAGCTGGGCTTCGTCTTCCACTCCCCCGACGGCACGGTCTATTGGGACGAGACCGCCCATTGGGCCTTCACCGAAGACGAGATCGACCGGATCGAGGATGCGGCCGACGCCTTCCATGCGCTCGCCATCCGCGCCGCCGATCGCGCCGTTTCCCAGAACCGTCTGGCAGAGCTGGGCATTCCGGGCTATGCGGTGGCGGCGGTGGCCGACAGCTGGCGCCGCTTCCGCGAGGGCGACCCGCTGGAAGCCCCGGTCTATGGCCGGCTCGACATCGCCTGGACCGGCGAAGGTGCGCCGGCGCTGCTGGAATACAATGCCGCCACCCCCACCAGCCTTTACGAGACGGCGGTGGTCCAGTGGCACTGGCTGGAAGAGACCCATCCCGAGGCCGACCAGTTCAACCGCCTGCACGAGGCGCTGGTCGAGGCCTGGGCGGCGCGCGGGGCCGCCATGGCCGGGCGGCCGATCCACTTCACCGCGGGCGACGTGACCGAAGACATGGCGACGGCCGGCTATCTGCAGGCGATCGCCACCGAAGCCGGGCTCGCCACCAAACTGGTCGCGATCGGCGACATCGCCTTCGACGAGAGCGACCGCCGCTTCTACGACCCGGACGGCACGCCGATCGAGGCGCTGTTCAGCCTGTACCCGGTCGAATGGATGCTGCGCGAAGACTGGGGCGTGCCCCTGATCGAGGCGGTGGAGGCCGGGCGGCTGGTGCTGTTCGAACCGCTGTGGAAGCAGCTCTTCTCCAAGGGCATCCTGGCCTTCATGTACGAGCTGGAGCCCGACCATCCGGGGCTGCTGAAGGCGGGGTTCGCCCCCGGCCTGTTCGCCCCGGGCGACCGGGTGGTGGCCAAGCCGCTCGCCGGCCGCGAAGGCGATGGCGTCGAGATCGTGACGCTTGGCCCCGACGGCATGCCGGCGGCCGACAGCGTGGTACGCCAGGCAAGCCCCGGCCCGCGCATCGCCGGCGACGAGGGCTGGGTCTACCAGGCCTTCACGCCGCTTGCCCCCGCCCCGGGCGGCCATGCGGTGGCGGGCGTCTGGATCATCGGCGACAAGGCCGTGGCGATGGGCCTGCGCGAGGATGCGGGCGAGATCACCGGGGTCGGCAGCCGCTTCGTGCCGCATCTGTTCACGCCCCGGGCGAACTGA